A part of Oryctolagus cuniculus chromosome 4, mOryCun1.1, whole genome shotgun sequence genomic DNA contains:
- the MRPL39 gene encoding large ribosomal subunit protein mL39 isoform X9, with translation MLTGQMDATAQAPARPSRGALPAQLRGKPELEEAMGRREPGDSGGCGARGTQPLPGRRPVSLTAHEVLGHPSRPWNTQGRGACDSEAQRRPLMAARSPERPERNCRAEPRCAFRVSGGRKAGEDRRAAVPTAAVKAMAVGVRMLRLCRVVPGCGAGWRWIATAAAQLTPPELTEMRNDLFNKEKKRQLSLTPRTEKIEVKHVGKTDPGAVFVMNKNVSTPYSCAMHLSEWYCRKSILALVDGQPWDMYKPLTKSCEIEFLTFKDRDPGEVNKAYWRSCAMMMGCVIERAFKDEYVVSLVGAPEVPVIAGAFCYDVVLDKKLDEWMPTKENLRSFTKDVHALIYKDLPFETLEVEAKVALEIFQHNKYKIDFIEEKASQNPERIVKLHRHILQYGISYWNDLGNW, from the exons ATGCTGACAGGGCAAATGGACGCGACAGCCCAGGCGCCAGCCCGGCCGAGCCGAGGAGCCCTCCCGGCACAACTGAGAgggaagccagagctggaggAGGCCATGGGCCGCCGGGAACCTGGGGACAGCGGAGGGTGCGGCGCGCGTggcacccagcccctgccagggaGACGCCCTGTTTCCCTCACAGCCCACGAAGTTCTGGGTCACCCGTCGCGCCCTTGGAACACGCAGGGACGCGGGGCTTGCGATAGCGAGGCGCAAAGGCGCCCTCTCATGGCCGCGCGCAGCCCGGAACGCCCGGAACGGAACTGTCGGGCGGAACCTCGGTGCGCGTTCAGAGTTTCTGGGGGGAGGAAGGCGGGAGAGGACCGGCGCGCGGCGGTTCCCACGGCCGCTGTGAAGGCCATGGCCGTGGGTGTCCGGATGCTGCGGCTCTGTCGGGTCGTCCCCGGCTGCGGGGCTGGCTGGA GATGGATAGCAACAGCAGCTGCTCAGCTGACTCCCCCCGAACTGACAGAAATGCGGAATGATCTctttaataaagagaaaaaaaggcagTTGTCGCTAACTCCCCGAACAGAGAAGATCGAAGTTAAGCATGTTGGGAAAACCGACCCTGGCGCTGTCTTCGTGATGAATAAAAACGTTTCAACGCCTTATAGTTGTGCCATGC ATTTGAGTGAGTGGTACTGCAGGAAGTCCATTCTGGCTCTTGTGGATGGACAGCCTTGGGACATGTATAAGCCTTTGACCAAGTCCTGTGAAATTGAATTTCTTACTTTCAAAGACCGTGACCCAGGAGAAGTGAATAAG GCTTATTGGCGATCTTGTGCCATGATGATGGGCTGCGTAATAGAGAGGGCATTCAAAGATGAGTATGTGGTCAGCCTGGTGGGAGCTCCGGAAGTTCCTG TGATCGCGGGAGCCTTCTGCTATGATGTCGTCTTGGATAAGAAACTTGATGAGTGGATGCCAACAAAA gagaaCCTACGTTCCTTCACAAAAGATGTTCATGCTTTAATTTATAAAGACCTTCCATTTGAAACTCTAGAAGTTGAAGCAAAAGTTGCATTAGAAATATTTCAACATAACAA
- the MRPL39 gene encoding large ribosomal subunit protein mL39 isoform X10, with product MLTGQMDATAQAPARPSRGALPAQLRGKPELEEAMGRREPGDSGGCGARGTQPLPGRRPVSLTAHEVLGHPSRPWNTQGRGACDSEAQRRPLMAARSPERPERNCRAEPRCAFRVSGGRKAGEDRRAAVPTAAVKAMAVGVRMLRLCRVVPGCGAGWRWIATAAAQLTPPELTEMRNDLFNKEKKRQLSLTPRTEKIEVKHVGKTDPGAVFVMNKNVSTPYSCAMHLSEWYCRKSILALVDGQPWDMYKPLTKSCEIEFLTFKDRDPGEVNKAYWRSCAMMMGCVIERAFKDEYVVSLVGAPEVPVIAGAFCYDVVLDKKLDEWMPTKENLRSFTKDVHALIYKDLPFETLEVEAKVALEIFQHNKYKIDFIEEKASQNPERIVKLHRHILQYGISYWNDLGN from the exons ATGCTGACAGGGCAAATGGACGCGACAGCCCAGGCGCCAGCCCGGCCGAGCCGAGGAGCCCTCCCGGCACAACTGAGAgggaagccagagctggaggAGGCCATGGGCCGCCGGGAACCTGGGGACAGCGGAGGGTGCGGCGCGCGTggcacccagcccctgccagggaGACGCCCTGTTTCCCTCACAGCCCACGAAGTTCTGGGTCACCCGTCGCGCCCTTGGAACACGCAGGGACGCGGGGCTTGCGATAGCGAGGCGCAAAGGCGCCCTCTCATGGCCGCGCGCAGCCCGGAACGCCCGGAACGGAACTGTCGGGCGGAACCTCGGTGCGCGTTCAGAGTTTCTGGGGGGAGGAAGGCGGGAGAGGACCGGCGCGCGGCGGTTCCCACGGCCGCTGTGAAGGCCATGGCCGTGGGTGTCCGGATGCTGCGGCTCTGTCGGGTCGTCCCCGGCTGCGGGGCTGGCTGGA GATGGATAGCAACAGCAGCTGCTCAGCTGACTCCCCCCGAACTGACAGAAATGCGGAATGATCTctttaataaagagaaaaaaaggcagTTGTCGCTAACTCCCCGAACAGAGAAGATCGAAGTTAAGCATGTTGGGAAAACCGACCCTGGCGCTGTCTTCGTGATGAATAAAAACGTTTCAACGCCTTATAGTTGTGCCATGC ATTTGAGTGAGTGGTACTGCAGGAAGTCCATTCTGGCTCTTGTGGATGGACAGCCTTGGGACATGTATAAGCCTTTGACCAAGTCCTGTGAAATTGAATTTCTTACTTTCAAAGACCGTGACCCAGGAGAAGTGAATAAG GCTTATTGGCGATCTTGTGCCATGATGATGGGCTGCGTAATAGAGAGGGCATTCAAAGATGAGTATGTGGTCAGCCTGGTGGGAGCTCCGGAAGTTCCTG TGATCGCGGGAGCCTTCTGCTATGATGTCGTCTTGGATAAGAAACTTGATGAGTGGATGCCAACAAAA gagaaCCTACGTTCCTTCACAAAAGATGTTCATGCTTTAATTTATAAAGACCTTCCATTTGAAACTCTAGAAGTTGAAGCAAAAGTTGCATTAGAAATATTTCAACATAACAA